In Chondrinema litorale, a single window of DNA contains:
- a CDS encoding glycoside hydrolase family 88/105 protein: MLLPHKKFRITILVLLVTLPMLWVFTGFKNEVIREIPKDKKWSERMALSIMMRNPSPLQLDFRETPKWEYTQGLVLKSIEKLSNVTKDKSYQQYVEKYADEMIDAKGEIATYNITDFNIDRINPGRILFKVYNETKEEKYKIAIETLREQLKWQPRTKEGGFWHKLRYPWQMWLDGLYMGSPFYAEYAKINNETEAFDDIAKQFILIEKYTRDEKTGLLYHGWDESHLQDWSNDKTGKSLNFWGRAMGWYAMALVDVLDYFPADHPQRAELITILNRTIEAVEKYQDSESGVWYQVLDQGDKKGNYLEASGSCMFVYAIAKGVNKGYLDKKYIKVAEKGYEGVLNEFVEVNEDNGEVHIHNVCAVAGLGGDGNRSGTYEYYVNEPKRSNDPKATGPFIQASLELNK, encoded by the coding sequence ATGCTGTTACCACACAAAAAATTCAGAATTACGATACTTGTTTTGCTTGTAACGCTGCCAATGTTATGGGTATTTACAGGATTCAAGAATGAAGTAATTCGTGAAATACCTAAAGACAAAAAATGGTCTGAACGGATGGCTCTTTCCATTATGATGAGAAACCCGAGTCCGCTACAATTGGATTTTAGAGAGACTCCTAAATGGGAATACACTCAGGGATTGGTTTTAAAATCAATTGAAAAACTGAGCAATGTTACCAAAGACAAAAGCTATCAGCAATATGTGGAGAAGTATGCAGACGAAATGATAGATGCTAAAGGCGAAATTGCTACTTACAATATCACCGATTTTAATATCGACAGAATAAACCCGGGCAGAATTCTCTTTAAAGTTTATAATGAAACAAAAGAAGAGAAATATAAAATTGCTATAGAAACATTAAGAGAGCAATTAAAATGGCAACCCAGAACCAAAGAAGGAGGTTTTTGGCATAAACTCAGATATCCATGGCAAATGTGGTTAGATGGACTTTATATGGGCTCTCCTTTTTATGCAGAGTATGCCAAAATAAACAATGAAACCGAAGCTTTCGACGATATTGCTAAGCAATTTATTCTGATTGAAAAATACACCAGAGATGAAAAAACTGGTTTGTTATACCACGGTTGGGATGAGAGCCACCTACAAGACTGGTCTAACGACAAAACAGGAAAATCTTTAAATTTTTGGGGCAGAGCAATGGGTTGGTATGCAATGGCTTTGGTAGATGTATTAGATTATTTTCCGGCAGATCATCCTCAAAGAGCAGAGTTAATCACTATATTAAATAGAACTATTGAAGCAGTAGAAAAATATCAAGACAGTGAAAGTGGTGTGTGGTATCAGGTATTAGACCAAGGAGATAAAAAAGGCAATTATTTAGAAGCATCAGGCTCTTGTATGTTTGTATATGCCATTGCTAAAGGAGTTAACAAAGGATACTTAGATAAAAAGTATATAAAAGTTGCAGAAAAAGGTTACGAAGGAGTTTTAAACGAATTTGTAGAAGTAAATGAAGACAATGGCGAAGTACATATTCATAATGTTTGTGCGGTAGCAGGTTTAGGTGGAGATGGAAACAGAAGCGGCACATACGAATACTATGTAAATGAACCAAAAAGAAGCAACGACCCTAAAGCGACAGGTCCATTTATTCAAGCAAGTTTAGAATTAAATAAATAA
- the aceA gene encoding isocitrate lyase, translated as MEKNTNIMDLKTSWENNPRWEGITRPYTAKEVISLRGTVHIEHSLARLGAEKLWKRLKSQDFVAGLGALTGNQAVQEVTAGLQAIYLSGWQVAADANLSGEMYPDQSLYPANSVPMVVKRINNALMRRDQINALNGDNSIDWMVPIVADAEAGFGGNLNAFELMKGMIEAGAAGVHFEDQLSSAKKCGHLGGKVLVPTQEAINKLVAARLATDVCDVPTLIIARTDADAATLITSDVDDRDHKFITGQRSSEGFYFVKNGIDQGIDRGLAYAPYSDLLWMETSNPDIGYAREFAQAIHEKFPGKMLAYNCSPSFNWAAHLSIKEMETFREELAELGYKFQFITLAGFHALNTSMFELSLAYKQRGMAGYSELQEREFALQSSGFKAVKHQTFVGTGYFDAVQNIVQQGSSSTTAMEGSTETAQFVH; from the coding sequence ATGGAAAAGAACACCAATATTATGGATTTGAAAACTTCTTGGGAGAACAATCCACGCTGGGAAGGTATCACCAGACCTTATACTGCTAAAGAAGTAATTAGTTTAAGAGGAACTGTGCATATCGAACATTCACTTGCCAGATTGGGGGCCGAAAAACTTTGGAAACGCCTCAAAAGTCAAGATTTTGTTGCAGGTCTTGGTGCACTTACTGGCAATCAGGCAGTACAAGAAGTTACAGCTGGCTTACAAGCAATTTACTTAAGTGGCTGGCAGGTAGCAGCAGATGCAAACCTTTCTGGCGAAATGTATCCAGATCAGTCTTTGTATCCTGCCAATTCTGTACCTATGGTAGTTAAAAGAATTAATAATGCATTAATGCGAAGAGATCAGATTAATGCATTAAACGGAGACAACAGCATCGACTGGATGGTACCGATAGTTGCAGATGCAGAAGCTGGTTTTGGTGGAAATCTAAATGCTTTCGAATTGATGAAGGGGATGATAGAAGCAGGTGCAGCAGGTGTTCATTTTGAGGATCAATTGTCTTCTGCGAAAAAATGTGGCCATTTAGGTGGAAAGGTTTTAGTACCTACACAAGAAGCCATTAATAAATTAGTAGCAGCCAGATTAGCAACAGACGTTTGTGATGTGCCTACATTAATTATTGCCAGAACAGATGCGGATGCAGCTACATTAATTACTTCTGATGTAGACGATAGAGATCATAAATTTATTACTGGACAAAGAAGTTCTGAAGGTTTCTATTTCGTGAAAAACGGCATAGATCAAGGCATTGACAGAGGCTTGGCTTATGCACCTTATTCAGACTTATTGTGGATGGAAACATCTAATCCAGATATTGGCTATGCGCGTGAGTTTGCTCAAGCAATCCACGAGAAGTTTCCGGGTAAGATGTTGGCTTATAACTGCTCTCCATCTTTCAATTGGGCTGCTCATTTGAGCATAAAAGAGATGGAAACATTTAGAGAAGAGTTGGCTGAGTTAGGCTATAAATTCCAGTTTATTACACTGGCAGGTTTCCATGCTTTAAATACTTCTATGTTCGAGTTATCATTAGCTTACAAGCAAAGAGGTATGGCAGGTTATTCTGAACTTCAAGAGAGAGAATTTGCTTTGCAGTCTAGTGGTTTCAAAGCAGTTAAACATCAGACATTTGTTGGTACTGGTTATTTCGATGCAGTACAAAATATAGTACAACAAGGCTCTAGTTCTACTACTGCTATGGAAGGTAGTACAGAAACTGCGCAGTTTGTACATTAA
- a CDS encoding DUF4212 domain-containing protein: protein MEKEQRKRYWKKNVSYLTILLVVWFLASYGLGILFAEPVNTIKFGGAKLGFWFAQQGSIYVFVLLIFVYVILMNRLDREFDVDEV, encoded by the coding sequence ATGGAAAAAGAACAGCGTAAGCGCTATTGGAAAAAAAATGTTTCTTACCTCACCATACTACTTGTTGTATGGTTTCTGGCCTCTTACGGTCTGGGAATTTTATTTGCCGAACCAGTTAATACTATCAAATTTGGAGGAGCTAAACTTGGGTTTTGGTTTGCTCAACAAGGGTCGATTTATGTATTTGTGTTGTTGATTTTTGTCTATGTAATTCTGATGAACAGACTCGATAGAGAGTTTGATGTAGATGAAGTTTAA
- a CDS encoding glycoside hydrolase family 28 protein — translation MNRSTFNIFCCIICLGVFACNKANYPKEEEPDNWKQLEAILDEIKVPEFPDKTYLVTDFGAVADGTIDCTEAINTAITKCSEEGGGKVVVPAGKYFSGAIHLKSNVNLHLEKDATILFSTDPKAYMPVVYTRWEGVELMNYSSLVYAYEAENIAVTGEGTLDGQATADNWWKWKGRKDYGYVEGEPSQLSAGNKDKLMALGKEGVPVEDRVFGDGFYLRPQFVQPYKCKNVLIEGIKIQNSPMWVLNPVLCTNVTIKGVTVESQGPNSDGCDPESCKNVLIKNCFFNTGDDCIAIKSGRNEDGRRVNVASENIIIQNCQMANGHGGVVIGSEASGGVKNVFAENCKMDSPELDRVLRIKTSSKRGGVIENIFMRNVEVGQVKEQVVRVNMFYEDPGEYMPTVRNIEVKNLTVKHGGKIGVLAEAYKESPIENIRLVDCTIDDVKVPYKLSNVEGLKFENVKINGETLPEVVE, via the coding sequence ATGAATCGTTCTACATTTAATATATTCTGTTGCATCATCTGCCTTGGTGTATTTGCATGTAACAAAGCTAATTATCCTAAAGAAGAGGAGCCTGACAACTGGAAACAGTTAGAAGCCATTCTTGACGAAATTAAGGTTCCAGAATTTCCAGATAAAACCTATTTGGTTACAGATTTTGGAGCTGTGGCAGATGGAACCATAGACTGTACCGAAGCCATTAATACTGCGATTACAAAATGTAGTGAAGAAGGAGGAGGAAAAGTAGTTGTACCTGCTGGTAAATATTTTTCAGGAGCCATTCATCTCAAAAGTAATGTAAACCTCCATTTAGAAAAAGATGCTACCATCTTATTTTCTACAGACCCGAAAGCGTATATGCCAGTAGTTTACACTCGCTGGGAGGGTGTTGAACTGATGAATTATTCTTCTTTGGTTTATGCCTACGAAGCCGAAAACATCGCTGTTACTGGAGAAGGCACATTAGACGGACAAGCAACTGCCGACAATTGGTGGAAATGGAAAGGTAGAAAAGATTATGGTTATGTTGAAGGTGAACCGAGCCAACTTTCTGCCGGAAATAAAGATAAATTGATGGCATTGGGTAAAGAAGGAGTTCCTGTAGAAGATAGAGTTTTTGGCGATGGTTTTTATTTGAGACCTCAATTTGTGCAGCCTTATAAGTGCAAGAATGTTTTAATTGAAGGAATAAAAATACAAAACTCACCAATGTGGGTGTTAAATCCGGTATTGTGTACCAATGTAACTATAAAAGGAGTAACTGTAGAGAGCCAAGGACCTAATTCAGATGGTTGTGATCCAGAGTCTTGTAAGAATGTACTTATTAAAAATTGCTTCTTTAACACAGGTGATGATTGTATCGCTATAAAATCTGGAAGAAATGAAGATGGTAGAAGAGTAAATGTGGCTAGTGAAAATATTATCATTCAAAATTGCCAAATGGCAAATGGGCATGGTGGTGTGGTAATTGGTAGTGAGGCATCTGGTGGAGTAAAAAATGTATTTGCCGAAAACTGTAAAATGGACAGTCCTGAGTTAGATCGTGTTTTGAGAATAAAGACTTCGTCTAAAAGAGGAGGAGTTATTGAAAACATCTTTATGAGAAACGTAGAAGTTGGGCAAGTAAAAGAGCAAGTCGTAAGAGTAAACATGTTTTACGAAGATCCGGGAGAATATATGCCAACAGTGAGAAACATAGAAGTTAAAAACCTCACTGTAAAACACGGTGGTAAAATTGGTGTATTAGCAGAAGCTTATAAAGAGTCGCCAATAGAAAATATAAGGCTGGTAGATTGTACAATTGATGATGTAAAGGTGCCTTACAAACTCTCAAATGTAGAAGGTTTAAAGTTCGAAAATGTAAAAATTAATGGCGAAACACTTCCAGAAGTTGTGGAGTAA
- the aceB gene encoding malate synthase A, with protein MISAAAKTYATPEQMKITGKFKNEFADVLTEEACSFLLSLHLRFNDKRKDLLRLRELRQTDLDNGKMPGFLPETKSIREGDWTVAPIPEDLQDRRVEITGPVDRKMVINALNSGAKIFMADFEDSNSPSWLNNIQGQINLRDAIRKEISYVHPKTGKSYELNEEVAVLMVRPRGWHLPEKHILIHGEPMSAGLVDFGLYFFHNAKYLLANGSGPYFYLPKMESHKEARLWNEVFVYVQKELGIPQKSIKATVLIETILASFELNEILYELKDHSAGLNCGRWDYIFSYIKRFRNKPGFVLPDRAQVGMTVPFMKAYSQLVIKTCHKREVHAMGGMAAQIPIKNDEEANQKAIEKVRNDKIREARDGHDGTWVAHPGLVPVAMAVFDEYMPNRNQIDKKREDVQVSEADLVTPAKGTITENGLRTNINVGILYIESWLRGNGAAAIYHLMEDAATAEISRTQIWQWIKNQATLEDGRQITRDLYESLKVEELEKIKAYVGEDIYENGHFSKATDLFDKLVLNEEFEEFLTLPAYYLID; from the coding sequence ATGATTAGTGCAGCAGCCAAAACCTACGCAACACCAGAGCAAATGAAGATTACAGGTAAGTTTAAAAATGAATTTGCCGATGTTTTGACGGAAGAAGCTTGCAGTTTTTTACTATCACTACATCTGCGTTTCAATGATAAGCGCAAAGACTTGCTGAGACTCAGAGAACTGAGACAAACTGATCTGGATAATGGTAAGATGCCTGGCTTCCTTCCAGAAACAAAAAGTATTAGGGAAGGAGACTGGACAGTCGCCCCAATTCCAGAAGACTTGCAAGATCGAAGAGTCGAAATTACAGGTCCAGTTGATCGCAAAATGGTAATCAATGCTTTAAATTCTGGAGCAAAGATTTTTATGGCAGACTTTGAAGACAGCAATTCGCCATCTTGGTTAAACAACATTCAAGGTCAAATCAATTTGAGAGATGCTATTAGAAAAGAGATTTCTTATGTGCATCCGAAAACGGGAAAATCTTATGAGTTAAACGAAGAAGTCGCTGTATTAATGGTTCGCCCAAGAGGTTGGCATTTACCAGAAAAGCACATACTAATACATGGCGAACCCATGAGTGCCGGACTCGTAGATTTTGGATTGTATTTTTTCCATAATGCGAAATATTTATTGGCTAATGGCAGTGGCCCGTATTTCTATTTGCCAAAAATGGAAAGCCACAAAGAAGCCAGATTATGGAATGAGGTTTTTGTATATGTACAAAAGGAATTGGGCATTCCTCAAAAATCAATAAAAGCAACTGTATTAATTGAGACCATTTTGGCAAGTTTCGAACTCAATGAGATTTTGTATGAATTGAAAGATCATTCGGCAGGATTGAACTGTGGCAGGTGGGATTATATTTTCTCATATATCAAACGCTTCCGAAATAAGCCGGGCTTTGTTTTGCCAGATCGCGCCCAAGTGGGTATGACGGTTCCATTTATGAAAGCCTACTCTCAATTGGTAATTAAAACTTGCCACAAAAGAGAAGTGCATGCAATGGGAGGTATGGCTGCTCAAATTCCGATAAAGAATGATGAAGAAGCTAACCAAAAAGCCATTGAGAAAGTACGCAACGATAAAATTCGCGAAGCCAGAGATGGTCACGATGGTACTTGGGTTGCACACCCCGGTTTAGTGCCAGTAGCTATGGCAGTTTTTGATGAATATATGCCAAATCGAAATCAGATTGATAAGAAGCGCGAAGATGTGCAAGTGAGCGAAGCAGATTTGGTTACACCAGCAAAAGGCACCATTACAGAAAATGGTTTGAGAACCAACATCAATGTAGGCATTCTCTATATTGAAAGTTGGCTAAGAGGAAATGGTGCTGCGGCAATCTATCATCTAATGGAAGATGCTGCTACTGCTGAAATCTCCCGAACTCAAATCTGGCAATGGATTAAAAATCAGGCTACTTTAGAAGATGGCAGACAAATCACCCGAGACTTGTACGAATCTTTAAAAGTAGAAGAGCTCGAAAAGATTAAAGCTTATGTGGGAGAAGATATCTATGAGAATGGACACTTCTCCAAGGCAACAGATCTTTTTGATAAGTTAGTGTTAAATGAGGAGTTCGAAGAATTTCTTACACTACCAGCTTATTACCTGATTGACTAA
- a CDS encoding pectate lyase family protein: MKVIWLLVFFLKFSCNTPVVSPPEKAIAFPGAEGYGKYASGGRGGKVWIVTNLNDSGPGSFREAIQAKGARIITFAISGNIQLKSRLEIKNSDLTITGQTAPGDGICIRDYPMVIKANNVIIRYMRFRLGDVSKIEDDAFKANKVNNVIVDHCSVSWSTDECASFYDNTNFTMQWSIISESLNKSVHSKGEHGYGGIWGGMQATFHHNLLAHHKSRNPRFQGARYHKKPEAELADFRNNVIYNWKSNSSYGGEEGNYNLVNNYYKSGPATKKSVSKRILNPFEPYGNFYLKGNFMENYPNVSANNWEGVDCEEPTKAKVTTEFNTIDIDFQSAKEAYKLVLAYSGCSLNRDDIDKRIIEEVTNGTAHYGELKDGIINSQEEVGAWPKLTSQPAQLDTDHDGMPDNWEKVNGLNKSDASDASLYTLSENYTNVEEYLNSIVNPIP; the protein is encoded by the coding sequence ATGAAAGTAATCTGGTTGTTGGTGTTTTTTTTAAAGTTTAGCTGCAACACACCAGTTGTTAGTCCCCCGGAAAAAGCGATTGCATTTCCCGGAGCAGAAGGTTATGGCAAATATGCATCTGGAGGTAGAGGCGGAAAAGTATGGATAGTTACCAACCTAAATGATTCAGGTCCAGGAAGTTTTAGAGAAGCCATTCAAGCTAAAGGAGCGCGTATTATTACTTTTGCAATTTCTGGCAATATTCAATTAAAATCTAGACTAGAAATTAAAAACAGCGATCTCACCATTACAGGTCAAACTGCTCCTGGCGATGGAATTTGCATTAGAGATTATCCGATGGTAATTAAAGCTAACAATGTAATTATTAGATACATGCGCTTTCGATTAGGCGATGTTTCTAAAATTGAAGATGATGCTTTTAAGGCCAACAAAGTAAATAATGTAATTGTAGATCACTGTTCGGTAAGTTGGTCTACAGACGAATGTGCTTCTTTTTACGACAATACCAACTTCACTATGCAATGGAGTATTATTTCAGAAAGCTTAAATAAATCTGTGCATAGTAAAGGAGAACATGGTTATGGTGGTATTTGGGGTGGTATGCAAGCAACTTTTCACCACAATTTATTGGCTCATCATAAAAGTAGAAATCCAAGGTTTCAAGGAGCTCGCTACCATAAAAAGCCAGAAGCTGAGCTGGCAGATTTTAGAAACAATGTAATCTATAATTGGAAATCTAACAGCTCTTATGGAGGTGAAGAGGGAAATTATAATCTGGTAAACAATTACTATAAATCTGGGCCAGCCACCAAAAAATCGGTGAGTAAAAGAATTCTAAATCCATTTGAACCCTATGGTAATTTTTATCTGAAAGGGAATTTTATGGAGAATTATCCAAATGTAAGTGCCAATAACTGGGAAGGTGTAGATTGTGAAGAGCCAACAAAGGCAAAAGTTACAACCGAATTTAATACCATTGATATTGATTTTCAGTCTGCAAAAGAAGCTTACAAGCTTGTACTTGCATACAGTGGTTGTTCTTTAAATAGAGATGATATTGATAAGCGAATAATTGAAGAAGTAACAAATGGCACTGCTCATTATGGTGAGCTTAAAGATGGCATTATTAATTCGCAGGAAGAAGTAGGTGCTTGGCCTAAACTCACTTCTCAACCAGCTCAATTAGATACCGATCATGATGGCATGCCAGACAACTGGGAAAAAGTAAACGGACTAAACAAAAGTGATGCGTCTGATGCATCGCTATATACACTTAGTGAAAATTACACCAATGTAGAAGAGTATTTAAATAGTATTGTAAATCCTATTCCCTAA
- a CDS encoding RagB/SusD family nutrient uptake outer membrane protein — MKKLIILTGILLLTFSSCQDYLEEENPGNIVASEFYSTASGYESLVNSVYGSLRTVYTGDGDRAYMFCAGTDMYVEGRNDQPEGLSEYRNLIASDGIVQNFYSDLYSAIQSCNTAIYYNDKTEDATTLEARLGEVKFLRGFYYFLMVQTYGGVSIVDEFIEEAVTEFNRNTAAEVYDFILQDMTEALDLVPESSTEFGRVDKRVIRHFLSKVYLTRGYETFGESSDFSNAASFAEAAIEGQGLNLSFDELFWPGNEENEEILFSIQFDEASIEDATDDGNTQNYYFGPYLGGEGALYGYPYRSYTLCPTMYLFDAFTENDARFEGTFMVEYFERYYDYYDKNDELAELNVQYYYAPEWALSDTTAWRAANPATRTDAVIVPYSIEWQASNQTTFDGGTPIVKKFDDPTASFSGSGSSNRDFFLARLGETYLIAAEAYLQLGQADKAAEMINVVRTRAAVEGEEAAMQISGADVDLDFILDERARELVGEYHRWFDLKRTGKLVERTELYNRDVKVYFTQGVNPFQGTDGELKTLRPIPQSALDLNEAEYAQNPGY; from the coding sequence ATGAAAAAACTAATAATATTAACCGGAATACTTTTACTCACATTCTCAAGCTGCCAGGATTATCTGGAAGAGGAAAATCCTGGAAACATTGTAGCGTCTGAATTTTATTCAACAGCTTCAGGATACGAAAGTTTAGTAAACAGTGTATATGGTTCGCTTAGAACAGTTTACACAGGAGATGGTGATAGAGCTTATATGTTTTGTGCTGGTACAGATATGTATGTTGAAGGTCGTAACGATCAGCCAGAAGGGTTAAGTGAATACAGAAATTTAATTGCGAGCGATGGTATAGTTCAAAACTTTTATTCTGATTTGTACAGTGCTATTCAGTCTTGTAATACTGCGATTTATTATAATGATAAAACCGAAGATGCAACTACTTTAGAAGCTAGATTAGGTGAAGTTAAGTTCTTACGTGGTTTTTACTATTTCTTAATGGTTCAAACTTACGGCGGAGTAAGCATTGTTGATGAGTTTATTGAAGAAGCAGTAACAGAATTTAATAGAAACACGGCGGCTGAGGTATACGATTTTATTCTACAAGATATGACAGAGGCTTTGGATTTAGTTCCAGAATCTTCAACTGAATTTGGTAGAGTAGACAAAAGAGTAATTCGTCACTTTTTATCAAAAGTTTATCTTACAAGAGGTTATGAGACTTTTGGAGAATCTAGCGATTTTTCAAATGCAGCAAGTTTTGCAGAAGCAGCTATTGAAGGTCAGGGTTTAAATCTTAGCTTCGATGAGTTATTCTGGCCTGGTAATGAGGAAAACGAAGAGATTCTTTTCTCTATCCAATTTGACGAAGCTTCTATCGAAGATGCTACAGACGATGGTAACACACAAAACTATTATTTCGGTCCATATCTTGGTGGTGAAGGTGCACTTTACGGATATCCTTATCGCTCATACACACTTTGCCCAACTATGTATTTATTTGATGCATTTACAGAAAATGATGCAAGATTCGAAGGAACTTTTATGGTAGAATATTTTGAGAGATACTACGACTACTACGATAAAAATGATGAGTTAGCAGAGCTAAATGTACAATACTATTATGCGCCTGAGTGGGCATTGTCAGATACTACAGCATGGAGAGCTGCAAATCCTGCAACTAGAACAGATGCAGTAATTGTTCCTTACTCTATAGAGTGGCAAGCATCTAACCAAACAACTTTTGATGGTGGTACACCAATCGTAAAGAAGTTTGATGATCCTACAGCAAGTTTCTCTGGTAGTGGTAGTAGCAATAGAGATTTCTTCTTGGCTCGATTAGGTGAAACTTACCTTATTGCAGCAGAAGCGTATTTACAACTTGGCCAAGCAGATAAAGCTGCTGAGATGATAAACGTAGTGAGAACAAGAGCAGCAGTAGAAGGTGAAGAAGCAGCTATGCAAATTTCAGGAGCAGATGTAGACCTCGACTTTATCTTAGACGAAAGAGCAAGAGAGTTGGTTGGTGAGTATCACCGTTGGTTCGATTTGAAACGTACAGGCAAATTAGTAGAGAGAACTGAGCTTTATAATAGAGATGTTAAAGTATACTTTACTCAAGGTGTAAATCCATTTCAAGGAACAGATGGTGAATTAAAAACACTAAGACCTATTCCTCAATCTGCATTAGATTTAAACGAAGCAGAATACGCTCAAAACCCAGGATATTAA
- a CDS encoding porin, with product MQAQGSDIYGSGLKINLNDEGSKYVRFLVWSQFWLKVTDNNPGTIVNNTPENTSTDIGIRRSRFLTYAQIAPRFIILSHWGINNQSYINGGVPGGSSSYGGYGPGKKPHLFLHDAYVEYTVISKKLYIGSGLHYWNGLSRLSQGSTLSFLTIDAPIFNWPLIETTDQFGRQIGMYAKGDLGKVEYHLALNKPFSSNSIASSLDMINYGAIAPSGDGVAVNAANNSWALQGYAAYQFWDKESNLLPFRVGTYLGTKKVLNIGAGFHYHPSATASSILGAESELVDIENHNINLFSADIFCDTPIGENGSAITLYGVYYNYDFGPDYLRNVGILNIAQTGGNTQPTIGTGEIFYAQAGYALPKMNKGMRLQPFGAYTYKNFEALNSSSGQFDLGMNLFLEGHHSKITLQYSTRPVYNADGNRNDDDPTKDQLTLQATVYL from the coding sequence TTGCAGGCTCAAGGATCAGACATTTATGGTTCTGGTTTAAAGATCAATCTCAACGATGAAGGATCTAAATATGTAAGATTCTTGGTATGGAGCCAATTTTGGCTCAAAGTAACAGATAATAATCCGGGCACGATTGTAAATAATACTCCAGAAAACACTAGTACAGATATTGGTATCCGTCGTTCTCGTTTTTTAACCTATGCACAAATTGCTCCTAGGTTTATTATTCTTTCTCACTGGGGTATTAATAACCAATCTTATATAAATGGTGGAGTTCCCGGAGGCTCGTCTTCTTACGGTGGATATGGTCCCGGCAAAAAGCCACACTTGTTTTTACACGATGCCTATGTAGAATATACAGTAATTTCTAAAAAACTGTATATAGGTTCAGGTTTGCATTATTGGAATGGCCTTTCTCGATTATCTCAAGGAAGTACCCTATCTTTTTTAACAATAGATGCTCCTATATTTAATTGGCCATTGATAGAAACTACAGATCAGTTTGGTAGACAAATCGGTATGTATGCAAAAGGTGATTTAGGTAAAGTTGAATATCACTTGGCATTAAATAAGCCCTTTTCTTCTAATAGTATTGCCAGTAGTTTAGATATGATAAATTATGGAGCAATAGCTCCTTCTGGTGATGGTGTGGCTGTAAATGCAGCTAATAATAGTTGGGCTTTGCAAGGTTATGCTGCCTATCAGTTTTGGGATAAAGAATCGAACCTATTACCATTTAGAGTAGGTACTTATTTAGGAACAAAAAAAGTATTAAATATAGGGGCTGGTTTTCATTATCACCCAAGTGCAACGGCAAGTTCGATACTTGGTGCAGAAAGCGAACTGGTTGACATAGAAAACCACAACATCAATCTATTTAGTGCAGATATTTTCTGTGATACACCAATAGGAGAAAATGGATCAGCCATTACACTTTATGGAGTGTATTATAATTATGATTTTGGCCCCGATTATTTGAGAAATGTAGGTATTCTAAATATCGCACAAACCGGTGGTAACACGCAACCTACAATAGGAACAGGCGAGATATTTTATGCACAGGCTGGATATGCTTTACCAAAAATGAATAAAGGTATGCGTTTACAGCCATTTGGAGCTTACACCTATAAAAATTTTGAAGCCCTTAATAGTTCATCAGGACAGTTTGATTTAGGAATGAACCTATTTTTGGAAGGTCATCATTCTAAAATCACTTTACAATATTCAACCAGACCAGTATACAATGCCGATGGTAACAGAAATGATGATGATCCAACTAAAGATCAGCTTACCTTACAGGCTACAGTATACCTGTAA